A region from the Candidatus Thiothrix putei genome encodes:
- a CDS encoding IS66 family insertion sequence element accessory protein TnpB codes for MKRPHRRASEWQTLISQWQASGLSAPAFCEQHSIGYASFCQWRQRLRSADGVEEPAVPANTFIDLGALSAGHAALGQGWHIVLSLGNGVELRLSQR; via the coding sequence ATGAAACGCCCTCACCGCCGTGCCAGCGAATGGCAAACCCTCATTAGCCAATGGCAAGCCAGCGGCTTATCCGCCCCGGCATTTTGTGAACAGCACAGTATCGGTTACGCCAGTTTTTGCCAATGGCGGCAGCGTCTACGCTCCGCAGATGGCGTGGAGGAACCAGCCGTTCCCGCCAATACCTTCATCGACTTGGGAGCATTATCGGCGGGTCATGCCGCGCTGGGGCAAGGCTGGCACATTGTGCTGAGTTTGGGGAATGGTGTTGAACTACGCCTGAGCCAACGCTGA
- the tnpB gene encoding IS66 family insertion sequence element accessory protein TnpB (TnpB, as the term is used for proteins encoded by IS66 family insertion elements, is considered an accessory protein, since TnpC, encoded by a neighboring gene, is a DDE family transposase.), translating into MFAPAATARIWLCTQATDMRKSFTGLTALVKNQLGQNPLSGHYFVFVNLRKTQMKILYFEPSGYCLWSQRLEQGQYRVQPTTSGQRELTRTDLQLILAGIEVQKSRQFKRYQYPVQPHSGITSP; encoded by the coding sequence ATGTTTGCCCCCGCCGCCACCGCCCGCATCTGGCTATGCACCCAAGCCACCGACATGCGCAAAAGCTTTACGGGGCTGACCGCTTTGGTGAAAAACCAGTTAGGGCAAAATCCCCTGAGTGGGCATTATTTCGTGTTTGTGAACCTGCGTAAAACCCAGATGAAGATCCTCTATTTTGAACCCAGCGGCTATTGCTTATGGAGCCAACGCTTGGAGCAGGGGCAATACCGGGTGCAGCCGACAACTAGCGGGCAGCGCGAACTGACCCGGACGGATTTGCAGTTGATTTTAGCAGGCATTGAGGTGCAAAAATCCAGACAATTCAAGCGTTACCAGTATCCTGTGCAGCCACATTCTGGTATAACAAGCCCATGA
- a CDS encoding IS66 family transposase, producing the protein MILKPSTPSDTSVPMPPIVAEMLALREENAGLRADNAVLQQAVSELKRQLAWFRQQVFGSKSEKRPVEIPVAQLPLFAPAATPVAAPEGESITVTYQRGKAPKLRPDDCVNDSGLRFTADVPVKVIHLTPPELQGEEADQYEVIGTQVTHRVAQRPASYLILQYERPVIKRKGSASASLSNPPLPSPAPANVLERSVTDVSFLVGMLVDKFQYHLPLYRQHQRLTQAGITLSRTTLTNAVKRAIDLLKPIAEAQLASVLQSKLLAMDETPIKASPAGNGKMKQGYFWPLYGDQDEIVFTFSASRGRQHIEKTLRQQFSGTLLSDGYRAYASYVNANDKITHAQCWVHSRRTFIAAETAEPQAVRQALDTIAALYQHEAQINEKKLDGEAKRTYRLTHSKPLVDQFFEWCQTQLQRTDLVPSNPLTKALGYVIRREHELRVFLEDPDVPMDTNHIERALRPIPMGRKNWLFCWTELGAEHVGIIQSLITTCRLHDINPYVYLMDVLLRVSEHPASQVQDLTPRCWKQRFADKPLRSDLFADINDGLE; encoded by the coding sequence ATGATTTTAAAGCCATCCACCCCGTCTGACACCAGCGTTCCCATGCCGCCGATTGTGGCGGAAATGCTGGCGTTGCGTGAGGAAAATGCGGGGTTACGTGCAGACAATGCCGTCCTGCAACAGGCAGTTTCTGAATTAAAACGCCAACTGGCGTGGTTCAGGCAACAGGTCTTTGGCAGCAAATCGGAAAAGCGTCCGGTTGAGATACCGGTGGCGCAGTTGCCGTTGTTTGCCCCCGCCGCCACCCCGGTTGCCGCACCCGAGGGTGAAAGCATTACCGTCACCTACCAACGCGGCAAAGCCCCCAAGCTGCGCCCCGATGACTGCGTGAATGACAGCGGGTTACGCTTTACCGCCGATGTCCCGGTCAAGGTGATTCACCTCACCCCGCCGGAACTTCAGGGGGAAGAGGCTGACCAGTATGAGGTGATCGGCACCCAGGTGACCCATCGGGTGGCGCAACGCCCTGCCAGCTACCTGATCCTGCAATACGAGCGCCCCGTCATCAAACGCAAGGGCAGTGCTTCGGCTTCGCTCAGCAACCCACCGCTTCCCAGCCCTGCACCCGCCAACGTGCTGGAACGTAGTGTCACCGATGTCAGCTTTTTGGTGGGGATGTTGGTGGACAAGTTCCAGTACCACCTGCCGTTGTACCGCCAGCACCAACGCCTGACCCAGGCGGGGATCACCCTCAGCCGCACGACGCTGACCAATGCGGTGAAACGTGCCATCGACCTGCTCAAACCCATTGCCGAAGCGCAACTCGCCAGTGTACTGCAAAGCAAGCTGCTGGCGATGGACGAAACCCCCATCAAAGCCAGTCCCGCAGGCAACGGCAAGATGAAGCAAGGCTACTTCTGGCCGCTGTACGGGGATCAGGACGAAATCGTCTTCACCTTCTCCGCCAGCCGTGGGCGGCAACACATTGAAAAGACCCTTCGCCAACAGTTCAGCGGCACACTGCTCAGCGACGGTTACCGTGCTTATGCCAGTTACGTCAACGCCAATGACAAGATTACCCATGCCCAATGCTGGGTACACAGCCGTCGCACCTTCATTGCCGCCGAAACCGCTGAACCACAAGCAGTACGCCAAGCCCTTGACACTATCGCGGCACTCTATCAGCACGAAGCCCAGATTAACGAGAAAAAACTCGACGGGGAAGCCAAACGTACCTACCGCCTCACCCACAGCAAGCCGTTGGTCGACCAGTTCTTTGAATGGTGCCAAACCCAATTACAACGTACCGATTTAGTCCCCTCCAACCCGCTGACCAAAGCCCTTGGTTATGTCATCCGCCGCGAACACGAACTGCGCGTGTTTCTGGAAGATCCCGACGTGCCAATGGATACCAACCACATCGAACGCGCCCTGCGGCCCATCCCCATGGGCAGGAAAAACTGGTTGTTCTGCTGGACAGAACTCGGCGCGGAACACGTGGGCATCATCCAAAGCCTGATCACCACCTGCCGCCTGCATGACATTAACCCGTATGTCTATCTGATGGATGTTCTGTTGCGCGTTAGTGAGCATCCCGCTTCTCAGGTGCAAGACCTTACGCCAAGATGTTGGAAACAACGGTTTGCGGATAAGCCATTGCGCTCGGATTTGTTTGCGGATATCAACGACGGGCTAGAATGA